From the genome of Sphingopyxis sp. DBS4:
GTTTTTCGATAAGCATCTGGACATTTAGCCGCAAACGGTTGGTCTGGGCCTTAAGGAGACTAGCTTGATCAAGATGTTATGTCAGGTGCCCCGCAAGCTGGGCATGAGCGAGCACGAATTCTACCCGCGCTATCTCCAGGGGCATGGCAGCCTTGTTCGAAACCACGCACGGGCGATGGGCTTCTTGCGCTACGTTCAGGCACATCGGATCGCCTTGCCCGAAATCGACAATTTCAGCGCGGGTCAACCCTGGCGTACCCCGTTAGACGGTCAGTCGGAACTGTGGTGGGAAAGCTGGGAAAGCATGGAAAGCGCGCTCGCCTCGCCCGAGGGTGGCAAGGCCAGCGCCATCCTGGAAGCGGATGAGCAGGAATTCACAGACACGAGCAATGTCAGCGGGTTTGTCGCACAGGAAGAGATTGTGCTGGACCTCTCCGATGGATCGCCGCCCGGGTTCGGCACCGCCGTCAAGATGGTCATCGATATCTGGAAGCGGCCGGACCTTAGCACAGCGGAATTCAGCGCACGCTGGCGGGGCCAGCACGGAGATCTCGTTCGGCAGCACGCGGCAGCACTGGGCATTTGCAAATATGTTCAGAACCATCGCGATCCGGCTGCGAAATTCGATTTTGCCGAACTGCGAGGGTGGCAACCAGCCCCGAACGGGGTCACGGAAATGTGGTGGCCTGACATTGAGGCGATGCGGTCAGCTTTGGCCTCGCCCGAAGCCCTCTCGTCCCTGACGGCGATCTCACTGGATGAGGTCGTCTTTGCCGATCCTGCGCTGACCCGCGCTTTCGTAGCGAAGGAGCACACCATTTTCGATTATGTCGGAGCAGTGCCCTCGACGCGAGATCCGTGAAGGTAGAATGCCAACGGTCTTCCCGACTAGGCACGTCAGTTCGAAAAACCAACCGCGCGTTCGGCGAGTGGCACGAAGCTTCATAACTCTGCGCCAGTTACGCCGCGAGAAATGTTGACGTGACCCCCAGCTTTCCTCCAGCTGAGATTAGAGCCGGGCGGTTGTTTTGCGCATCAGCGCGGTTGAAGCAATGGGCTGCGTAGCGGAGCCCGGAGGGCGTAGCGAAGCAGGCCATTGCTTATTCAGTTCAGCGGCGAACGCCGCCGGGGTTGCGTAGCCAAGGGACGAGTGTGGTCTCTCCCGGTTGTAATCCTCGACCCAGGCAGCGATCTCGACCCGAGCATGGGCAAGACTCATGAACAGGGTCTCATTCAGCAG
Proteins encoded in this window:
- a CDS encoding EthD domain-containing protein is translated as MLCQVPRKLGMSEHEFYPRYLQGHGSLVRNHARAMGFLRYVQAHRIALPEIDNFSAGQPWRTPLDGQSELWWESWESMESALASPEGGKASAILEADEQEFTDTSNVSGFVAQEEIVLDLSDGSPPGFGTAVKMVIDIWKRPDLSTAEFSARWRGQHGDLVRQHAAALGICKYVQNHRDPAAKFDFAELRGWQPAPNGVTEMWWPDIEAMRSALASPEALSSLTAISLDEVVFADPALTRAFVAKEHTIFDYVGAVPSTRDP